In Pseudomonas sp. Leaf58, one DNA window encodes the following:
- a CDS encoding DUF1244 domain-containing protein, with the protein MTPQQQLELEAAAFRRLVEHLQKRTDVQNIDLMNLSGFCRNCLSKWYKAAADERQLDLSLDDAREAVYGMPYAEWKAQYQKEASADQQAAFEKGKPRD; encoded by the coding sequence ATGACCCCACAGCAACAGCTCGAACTCGAAGCCGCCGCGTTCCGGCGGCTGGTCGAACACCTGCAAAAGCGCACCGACGTGCAGAATATCGACCTGATGAACTTGTCCGGTTTCTGCCGCAACTGCCTGTCCAAGTGGTACAAGGCCGCAGCTGACGAGCGCCAGCTCGACCTGAGCCTGGATGACGCCCGCGAAGCGGTGTACGGCATGCCCTATGCCGAGTGGAAAGCCCAATACCAGAAAGAAGCCAGCGCCGACCAGCAAGCGGCGTTCGAAAAAGGAAAACCTCGTGACTGA
- a CDS encoding cytochrome b/b6 domain-containing protein gives MNSDRTVQLWDPLLRLCHLSIAVVFFANYFFNEEGDDWHQWLGYYALACVVVRVVWGFVGPRSARWSDFWPTPASLAGHARALLRGELDPHMGHSPIGALVMVLMLLGIAGLGVTGWASQEVDALWGVDWPMDLHSWLANALLVLVCVHVLAAIYESVRLRENLPWSMITGRRRYRD, from the coding sequence GTGAACAGCGACCGCACGGTGCAGCTGTGGGACCCGCTCCTGCGGCTGTGCCATTTGTCGATCGCCGTGGTGTTTTTCGCCAATTACTTTTTCAACGAAGAGGGTGATGACTGGCATCAGTGGCTGGGCTACTACGCCCTGGCGTGTGTAGTGGTGCGCGTGGTCTGGGGTTTTGTTGGGCCACGTAGCGCACGCTGGTCCGACTTCTGGCCAACCCCGGCGAGCCTGGCCGGGCATGCCCGGGCGCTGCTACGGGGGGAGCTTGACCCTCACATGGGGCATTCGCCGATTGGCGCCCTGGTGATGGTGCTGATGCTGCTTGGCATTGCCGGCCTGGGCGTTACCGGGTGGGCGTCGCAGGAGGTGGACGCGCTATGGGGCGTCGACTGGCCAATGGACCTGCACAGCTGGCTGGCCAACGCGCTGCTGGTACTGGTGTGTGTGCATGTGCTGGCGGCTATTTATGAAAGCGTGCGCCTGCGCGAAAACCTGCCGTGGTCGATGATTACCGGGCGCCGGCGATATCGCGATTGA
- a CDS encoding PilZ domain-containing protein has protein sequence MQADALLTQDELDFIQNMQHSPQLNLADSMSSLLVNGDRRIQSLLTRLVANEQVTLQAQFNNQQISFPLQLVEDEFHALHLQLGLPEIYEDGPMLRPWRLSLDQPSALLDAHGQDSGLWVRDISFKGALLEVRGLPAAPARFELRFAPGGIPPIELQGVLGRRIGPDLAAYDFSQSPAEEIERLRDYILQAHRRAHPELHTQVSS, from the coding sequence ATGCAAGCAGATGCGCTCCTGACCCAGGACGAGCTGGATTTCATACAGAACATGCAGCATTCGCCGCAGCTGAACCTGGCTGACTCCATGTCGAGCCTGCTGGTCAATGGCGACCGCCGCATCCAGAGCTTGCTCACCCGCTTGGTAGCTAACGAGCAGGTGACCTTGCAGGCCCAGTTCAATAACCAGCAAATCAGCTTCCCGCTGCAACTGGTGGAAGACGAATTTCACGCCCTGCACCTGCAACTGGGTTTACCGGAAATCTACGAGGATGGCCCCATGTTGCGCCCCTGGCGCCTGTCGCTGGACCAGCCGAGCGCGCTGCTAGATGCCCACGGGCAGGACAGCGGCCTGTGGGTTCGCGATATTTCGTTCAAGGGTGCGTTGCTGGAAGTGCGTGGCCTGCCAGCGGCCCCGGCCCGCTTCGAACTGCGCTTCGCCCCCGGCGGCATCCCCCCCATCGAATTGCAGGGCGTGCTGGGCCGGCGTATCGGCCCGGACCTGGCTGCCTACGACTTCAGCCAAAGCCCGGCCGAAGAAATCGAACGCCTGCGTGACTATATCCTCCAGGCCCATCGCCGGGCGCACCCGGAGCTACACACTCAGGTATCGAGCTGA
- the fabV gene encoding enoyl-ACP reductase FabV, which produces MAIIHPKVRGFICTTTHPKGCELNVRDQIEATRKLGVREDGPKKVLVIGASSGYGLAARITAAFGFKADTLGVFFEKPGTETKAGTAGWYNSAAFDKFAKAEGLYSKSINGDAFSDEARAKVIELIKNEMGGKVDLVVYSLASPVRKLPQTGELVRSALKPIGQPYKSTAIDTNKDTIIEASIEPATEQEIADTVTVMGGQDWQLWIDALAGANVLAEGARTVAFSYIGTEITWPIYWHGALGQAKQDLDETALRLDKKLANEIKGGANVAVLKSVVTQASSAIPVMPLYLSMVFKIMQEKGVHEGTQDQLDRMFRDRLYRADGAPAQVDEKARLRLDDWELRDDVQDACKAMWPQVTTENLFELTDYAGYKKQFLNLFGFERADVNYDEDVATDVKFDCVEL; this is translated from the coding sequence TTGGCCATCATTCATCCTAAGGTCCGCGGTTTCATCTGCACCACGACCCACCCGAAGGGCTGCGAGCTCAACGTCCGTGACCAGATCGAAGCCACCCGCAAGTTGGGCGTGCGCGAGGATGGCCCGAAGAAGGTCCTGGTCATCGGCGCTTCCAGCGGCTACGGCCTGGCAGCCCGCATCACCGCGGCGTTCGGCTTCAAGGCCGACACCCTGGGCGTGTTCTTCGAAAAACCAGGCACTGAGACCAAAGCTGGCACCGCTGGCTGGTACAACTCCGCAGCCTTCGACAAATTCGCCAAGGCCGAGGGCCTTTACAGCAAGTCGATCAACGGTGATGCCTTCTCTGACGAAGCCCGCGCCAAGGTCATCGAGCTGATCAAAAACGAAATGGGCGGCAAGGTCGACCTGGTTGTCTACTCGCTGGCCTCGCCGGTGCGCAAGCTGCCGCAAACGGGTGAATTGGTGCGTTCGGCACTCAAGCCGATCGGCCAGCCGTACAAGTCGACTGCCATCGACACCAACAAGGACACCATCATCGAGGCCAGCATCGAGCCGGCCACCGAGCAGGAAATCGCCGACACCGTCACCGTCATGGGTGGCCAGGATTGGCAGCTGTGGATCGACGCCCTGGCGGGCGCCAACGTGCTGGCCGAAGGCGCCCGCACCGTAGCCTTCAGCTACATCGGCACCGAAATCACCTGGCCGATCTACTGGCACGGTGCGCTGGGCCAGGCCAAGCAGGACCTGGACGAAACCGCGCTGCGCCTGGACAAGAAACTGGCCAACGAAATCAAGGGCGGCGCCAATGTGGCGGTGCTGAAGTCGGTGGTTACCCAGGCCAGCTCGGCTATCCCGGTGATGCCGCTGTACCTGTCGATGGTCTTCAAGATCATGCAGGAGAAGGGTGTTCACGAAGGTACCCAGGACCAGCTGGACCGCATGTTCCGCGACCGCCTGTACCGCGCTGATGGCGCCCCGGCGCAAGTGGACGAAAAAGCCCGCCTGCGCCTGGACGACTGGGAACTGCGCGACGACGTGCAGGACGCCTGCAAGGCCATGTGGCCACAGGTGACCACCGAGAACCTGTTCGAGCTGACCGACTACGCCGGTTACAAAAAGCAGTTCCTCAACCTGTTCGGCTTCGAGCGCGCTGACGTCAATTACGACGAAGACGTGGCCACCGATGTGAAGTTCGACTGCGTCGAGTTGTAA
- a CDS encoding flavodoxin: MKVAIISGSVYGTAEEVARHAETLLKAAGLQAWHAARASLQDLEGFAPDALLAVTSTTGMGELPDNLMPLYSSIRDTLPAAWRGLPGAVIALGDASYGDTYCGGGEQLRELFAELGVREVQPMLRLDASETVTPEADAEPWLAELVQALKA; the protein is encoded by the coding sequence ATGAAAGTCGCCATTATTTCCGGATCGGTCTATGGCACCGCCGAAGAAGTCGCCCGTCACGCTGAAACACTGCTCAAAGCTGCTGGCCTTCAGGCCTGGCATGCTGCGCGCGCCAGCCTGCAGGACTTGGAAGGTTTTGCCCCTGACGCCTTGCTGGCCGTAACCTCGACCACTGGCATGGGCGAACTGCCGGACAACCTCATGCCGCTGTATAGCAGCATCCGCGATACCCTGCCTGCGGCCTGGCGTGGTTTGCCGGGCGCAGTGATTGCGCTGGGCGATGCCAGCTATGGCGATACCTATTGTGGGGGCGGCGAGCAGTTGCGCGAGCTGTTTGCCGAGTTGGGTGTACGGGAAGTGCAGCCGATGTTGCGCCTGGATGCCAGCGAGACGGTAACCCCCGAGGCCGATGCCGAGCCTTGGTTGGCTGAGCTTGTTCAAGCGTTGAAGGCCTGA
- a CDS encoding alpha/beta fold hydrolase has product MSSLTQPATAFRHPAADGYSLGGFIWRHAQPDPQRPLVIINAATSVRCRYYSRFADYLFAQGCDVLTYDYRGIGESRPASLRGFQASWSDWGRLDFEAMLAHAAEHFPGQPVDVVGHSFGGCAVGLAPSAGRVRRVVMVGAQFAYWRDYAVDQRWQLFGKWHVLMPLLTRVFGYFPGKRLGWLEDTPSGVVQDWSTRTPRYEQRPSGRALQAIPFAQVRAATLAISLTDDPFGTVAATERLLGYLQAAERRHLRIAPVDISVEEIGHFAFFHDRFRESLWPVALQWLQRGGLAGGEPGRIIG; this is encoded by the coding sequence ATGAGCAGCCTCACCCAACCCGCCACTGCCTTTCGCCACCCTGCAGCCGACGGCTACAGCCTCGGTGGCTTCATCTGGCGCCACGCCCAGCCTGACCCCCAGCGCCCGCTGGTGATCATCAACGCTGCCACTTCGGTACGCTGCCGCTACTACTCGCGTTTTGCCGACTACCTGTTTGCCCAAGGCTGCGATGTGCTGACCTACGATTACCGTGGCATTGGCGAATCCCGCCCAGCGTCGTTGCGCGGTTTTCAAGCCTCCTGGAGCGACTGGGGCCGCCTGGATTTCGAAGCCATGCTGGCGCACGCTGCCGAGCATTTTCCCGGCCAGCCAGTGGACGTGGTGGGGCACAGTTTTGGCGGCTGCGCAGTGGGGCTGGCACCCTCTGCGGGCCGGGTACGCCGGGTGGTGATGGTTGGCGCGCAGTTCGCCTACTGGCGTGATTATGCGGTCGACCAGCGCTGGCAACTGTTCGGCAAATGGCATGTGCTGATGCCGCTGCTAACCCGGGTTTTTGGTTACTTCCCCGGCAAGCGCCTGGGTTGGCTGGAGGACACACCATCCGGCGTGGTGCAGGACTGGTCCACCCGTACCCCGCGGTATGAGCAGCGTCCCAGCGGGCGTGCGCTGCAGGCGATACCGTTCGCTCAGGTGCGGGCGGCAACGCTGGCTATCAGCCTGACCGATGACCCCTTTGGTACCGTGGCGGCGACCGAGCGCTTGCTGGGTTATCTACAGGCTGCCGAGCGCCGGCACCTGCGCATCGCGCCTGTGGATATCTCGGTTGAGGAAATTGGCCATTTCGCGTTTTTCCATGATCGGTTTCGCGAAAGTTTGTGGCCGGTGGCCTTGCAGTGGTTGCAGCGGGGCGGGTTGGCGGGTGGGGAGCCTGGAAGGATCATAGGCTGA
- the folM gene encoding dihydromonapterin reductase produces the protein MLGGNQRTDKLTAPNMNSPILVTGASQRVGLALALELAQAGHTVVSASRSVQPQAAHPNIVQFQADLCQAAERQALIDYLHNHYQGLRAIIHNASLWLDDGLDNLETMFRLHVEAPYHLNLALGDLLAKVDKADIIHICDETSSRGSKSHIGYAATKAALQNMVLSFAEKYAPKVHVNGILPGLLILKEGGDEAYRQQTLKKALLEFEPGAGPLIETVKYLLASQYSTGSQVVINGGRHLKNRMT, from the coding sequence ATGCTGGGCGGCAATCAAAGGACAGACAAGTTGACCGCCCCGAACATGAACAGCCCCATTCTCGTTACCGGAGCCAGCCAGCGCGTCGGGCTGGCCCTGGCCCTTGAACTGGCACAGGCCGGCCATACGGTGGTCAGTGCCAGCCGCAGCGTCCAGCCACAGGCGGCCCACCCGAACATCGTGCAGTTCCAGGCCGACCTGTGCCAGGCGGCCGAGCGCCAGGCCCTGATCGACTACCTGCACAATCATTACCAGGGGCTGCGCGCGATTATCCACAACGCCTCGCTGTGGCTCGACGACGGCCTCGACAACCTCGAAACCATGTTCCGCCTGCACGTCGAAGCGCCCTACCACCTCAACCTGGCCCTGGGCGATTTGCTGGCCAAGGTGGATAAAGCCGACATTATCCACATTTGCGACGAAACCTCGTCGCGCGGTAGCAAAAGCCACATTGGCTACGCCGCCACCAAGGCCGCGTTGCAGAACATGGTGCTGTCGTTCGCCGAAAAATATGCGCCCAAGGTGCATGTGAACGGTATCCTGCCTGGGCTGCTGATCCTCAAGGAAGGCGGCGACGAAGCCTACCGCCAGCAGACCCTGAAAAAAGCCCTGCTGGAGTTCGAACCCGGCGCCGGCCCGCTGATCGAGACGGTCAAGTACCTGCTCGCCAGCCAGTACAGTACCGGCAGCCAGGTGGTCATCAACGGTGGCCGCCACCTGAAGAACCGCATGACCTGA
- a CDS encoding PAS domain S-box protein — protein MINAQLLQSMVDASNDGIVVAEQEGDDTILIYVNTAFERLTGYSRDEILYQDCRFLQADDRDQLGRARIRKALAEGRPCREVLRNYRKDGSAFWNELSITPVRHNSEQRTYFIGIQKDVSRQVELERELAQLRVRPKPDKPT, from the coding sequence ATGATCAACGCGCAACTGCTGCAATCGATGGTCGATGCATCCAATGACGGGATCGTGGTCGCCGAACAAGAAGGCGACGACACCATCCTGATCTACGTGAATACCGCTTTCGAACGCCTGACTGGCTACAGCCGTGACGAGATCCTCTATCAGGATTGCCGTTTCCTGCAGGCCGACGACCGTGACCAGCTTGGCCGCGCCCGCATCCGCAAGGCCCTGGCCGAAGGCCGCCCTTGCCGCGAAGTGCTGCGCAACTACCGCAAAGATGGCAGCGCCTTCTGGAACGAGCTGTCGATCACCCCGGTACGGCACAACAGCGAACAACGTACCTACTTCATCGGCATTCAGAAGGACGTCAGCCGCCAGGTTGAACTGGAACGGGAACTGGCCCAGCTGCGCGTTCGTCCGAAACCCGACAAGCCCACCTGA
- a CDS encoding acetyl-CoA C-acetyltransferase, which yields MNDVVIVAATRTAIGSFQGALATVPAVDLGAAVIKRLLEQTGLDPAQVDEVILGQVLTAGAGQNPARQAALKAGLPFSVPALTLNKVCGSGLKALHLAAQAIRCGDAEVVIAGGQENMSLAPYVMPSARTGQRMGHGQLIDSMITDGLWDAFNDYHMGITAENLVDQYGLSREQQDAFAAESQRKAVAAIEAGRFDDEITPIVLPQKKGDPKVFARDEQPRPDTTADSLAKLRPAFKKDGSVTAGNASSLNDGAAAVLLMSAAKAKALGLPVLARVAAYASAGVDPAIMGIGPVSATQRCLAKAGWQLAELDLIEANEAFAAQALAVGKALEWDAARVNVNGGAIALGHPIGASGCRVLVTLLHEMIKRDAKKGLATLCIGGGQGVALAIER from the coding sequence ATGAATGACGTGGTCATCGTCGCCGCAACCCGTACCGCCATCGGCAGCTTCCAGGGCGCCCTGGCCACTGTGCCTGCGGTAGACCTTGGTGCCGCCGTGATCAAGCGCCTGTTAGAACAGACCGGGCTGGACCCGGCGCAGGTCGATGAAGTCATCCTCGGCCAGGTGCTAACCGCCGGTGCCGGGCAGAACCCGGCCCGCCAGGCTGCGCTGAAAGCCGGCCTGCCCTTCAGCGTACCGGCACTGACCCTGAACAAGGTCTGCGGCTCGGGCCTCAAGGCGCTGCACCTGGCCGCCCAGGCCATCCGCTGCGGTGACGCCGAGGTGGTGATCGCCGGCGGCCAGGAAAACATGAGCCTTGCCCCCTACGTGATGCCCTCGGCCCGTACCGGCCAGCGCATGGGCCATGGCCAGCTGATCGACAGCATGATCACCGACGGCCTGTGGGATGCCTTCAACGACTACCACATGGGTATCACCGCCGAAAACCTGGTGGACCAGTACGGCCTCAGCCGTGAACAGCAGGACGCCTTTGCCGCCGAGTCGCAGCGCAAGGCAGTGGCAGCGATCGAGGCCGGCCGCTTCGACGACGAAATCACTCCGATCGTGCTACCGCAGAAAAAGGGTGACCCTAAGGTCTTCGCGCGGGACGAGCAGCCACGCCCGGATACCACTGCCGACTCCCTGGCCAAGCTGCGCCCGGCGTTCAAGAAGGACGGCAGCGTCACCGCCGGCAACGCCTCCAGCCTGAATGACGGCGCCGCCGCCGTGCTGCTGATGAGTGCCGCCAAGGCCAAAGCCCTGGGCCTGCCGGTGCTGGCCCGGGTCGCGGCTTACGCCAGTGCGGGTGTAGACCCGGCGATCATGGGCATTGGCCCGGTTTCTGCGACCCAGCGCTGCCTGGCCAAGGCCGGCTGGCAGCTGGCCGAGCTGGACCTGATCGAAGCCAACGAAGCCTTTGCCGCGCAGGCGCTGGCGGTGGGCAAAGCGCTGGAATGGGATGCGGCGCGGGTCAACGTGAATGGCGGGGCGATTGCCCTCGGCCACCCGATTGGGGCGTCCGGGTGCCGGGTGCTGGTGACCCTGCTGCACGAGATGATCAAGCGAGATGCCAAGAAAGGCCTGGCGACCCTGTGCATCGGCGGCGGGCAAGGCGTGGCCTTGGCCATAGAGCGTTGA
- a CDS encoding HopJ type III effector protein, whose product MTDLNTLRASLASGQHVFADTLAFIAEHYSYQPQAFNNGGVENAAGQNEGSCKTLGLALLEGLSDQQALLAFGEHYRDVVATPEGSDHGNIRALIKHGLAGVKFAGQPLARKA is encoded by the coding sequence GTGACTGACCTGAACACCCTGCGCGCCAGCCTGGCCAGCGGCCAACACGTGTTTGCCGACACCCTGGCGTTCATTGCCGAGCACTATAGCTACCAGCCGCAAGCCTTCAATAATGGCGGCGTGGAGAATGCTGCAGGGCAGAATGAAGGTTCGTGCAAGACCCTGGGCCTGGCGCTGCTGGAAGGGTTGAGCGACCAGCAAGCGCTGCTAGCCTTTGGTGAACATTACCGTGATGTGGTGGCCACGCCCGAGGGTAGCGACCATGGCAATATCCGTGCGCTGATCAAGCATGGCTTGGCCGGTGTGAAGTTTGCCGGGCAGCCGCTTGCGCGCAAGGCGTGA
- a CDS encoding PepSY domain-containing protein, whose translation MRILIALTLLIGSSSAFAATECTKADKSTWQDQEKFQAQLKEQGYKINKFKVTKGNCYEIYGFDKEGRKVEIYHDPVTGKAVKTEYHK comes from the coding sequence ATGCGCATCCTGATAGCCCTTACTCTCCTGATCGGCAGCAGCAGTGCATTCGCCGCAACCGAATGTACCAAAGCGGATAAAAGCACCTGGCAGGACCAGGAAAAATTCCAGGCCCAGCTCAAGGAGCAGGGTTACAAGATCAATAAGTTCAAGGTCACCAAGGGCAACTGCTACGAGATCTATGGTTTTGACAAAGAGGGCCGCAAGGTCGAGATCTACCATGACCCGGTGACCGGCAAGGCAGTCAAGACCGAGTACCACAAGTGA
- a CDS encoding LysR family transcriptional regulator — protein MEFKQLRSFIEVVHRGGFTQAAHTLHISQSAVSKQVAQLEQDVGQPLLERQASQLHLTAAGRIVLERGEALLRQRQALLSELDDLSQMGRGELRLGLPMLGSDALFAGLFAEYRRRHPNIAIQLLEGGSRSVEHAVRSGELELGGSLTPSDEAFDYQPFCNEPLDVLLPVGHSLAGHDGVDLQQLADTPFLLYQRSFVLNDRLLKACQQQGFTPKEGARSGQADFLAALAAAGQGVVLLPRVVAQALERPGVVRLPLRSPGDLRWDIAFIWRRGAYLSRAAQAWLALVSEWPVLGSKK, from the coding sequence CCTGCACATCAGCCAATCGGCCGTGAGCAAACAGGTGGCGCAACTGGAGCAAGATGTGGGCCAGCCGCTGCTGGAGCGCCAGGCTTCGCAACTGCACCTGACCGCTGCCGGGCGCATCGTGCTGGAGCGTGGCGAAGCCTTGTTGCGCCAGCGTCAGGCGCTGCTCAGCGAACTGGACGACCTCAGCCAGATGGGCCGCGGTGAACTGCGCCTAGGCTTGCCGATGTTGGGCAGCGACGCGCTGTTCGCGGGGTTATTCGCCGAGTATCGACGGCGCCACCCGAACATCGCGATCCAGTTGCTCGAAGGCGGCAGCCGCAGCGTCGAGCACGCGGTCAGGAGTGGCGAGCTGGAACTAGGCGGCAGCCTCACGCCCAGTGACGAGGCGTTCGACTACCAGCCGTTCTGCAACGAACCGCTGGATGTCCTGCTACCAGTCGGCCACAGCCTGGCGGGCCATGACGGGGTAGACCTGCAGCAGCTGGCTGATACCCCGTTCCTGCTTTACCAACGCAGTTTCGTGCTTAACGACCGGCTGCTGAAGGCATGCCAGCAGCAGGGTTTTACCCCGAAGGAAGGTGCGCGCAGTGGCCAGGCGGACTTTCTGGCGGCGCTGGCAGCGGCGGGCCAGGGCGTGGTGTTGCTGCCCCGTGTGGTGGCGCAGGCGCTGGAGCGCCCCGGGGTGGTGCGCTTGCCGCTGCGCTCGCCGGGGGATTTGCGTTGGGATATCGCCTTCATCTGGCGGCGCGGGGCATACCTGTCACGGGCGGCGCAGGCGTGGTTGGCGCTGGTGAGCGAGTGGCCGGTGCTTGGCAGCAAGAAATGA
- a CDS encoding MerR family transcriptional regulator, translated as MNEQGRNPLIDVGLMQQDLFPIREVSRLTGVNAVTLRAWERRYGLIQPTRTDSGHRLYSQADIDDIRRILGWLERGVAVSKVASILARDHALAGQAGAAMDAWGGWQQQIRQALQRFDVAGLDRLFDEVFAANTLDQVFSDVFMPVWRDLAVGQGGYGQVSEWLFLDQFLRGRVVARLQLARAPRSRRVLLAPLPGQSHELELLVTSLTLGSDEIGVTPLAIGQPLQELALVCERLRPDALVLFSHQPPTAELTRRLARLVAGLECPLLLAGEAAELVQDSLAGSPIACLGAQGSVMRQRLRQFLAGQLDT; from the coding sequence ATGAACGAACAGGGACGTAATCCGCTGATCGATGTAGGCCTCATGCAGCAGGACCTGTTTCCGATCCGTGAAGTTTCCCGCCTTACCGGGGTCAATGCCGTGACCCTGCGCGCCTGGGAGCGCCGCTACGGCCTGATCCAGCCAACCCGTACCGACAGTGGCCACCGCCTGTACTCCCAGGCCGACATCGATGATATCCGCCGCATCCTCGGCTGGCTGGAGCGCGGTGTGGCGGTGAGCAAGGTCGCTAGCATACTCGCTCGTGACCATGCCCTTGCGGGGCAGGCAGGCGCTGCGATGGACGCTTGGGGGGGCTGGCAGCAACAGATTCGCCAAGCGCTGCAACGTTTTGACGTGGCGGGCCTGGACCGCCTGTTCGACGAGGTGTTTGCCGCCAATACCCTGGACCAGGTATTCAGCGATGTGTTCATGCCGGTGTGGCGTGATCTGGCGGTCGGGCAGGGCGGTTACGGGCAGGTTAGCGAATGGTTGTTCCTCGACCAGTTCCTGCGTGGCAGGGTAGTTGCCCGCTTGCAGCTCGCCCGTGCGCCGCGCAGCCGCAGGGTGCTACTGGCGCCGTTGCCTGGGCAGAGTCACGAGTTGGAGTTGCTGGTTACCAGCTTAACCCTGGGCAGCGACGAAATTGGCGTGACGCCACTGGCCATCGGCCAGCCGCTGCAGGAGCTGGCGCTGGTCTGCGAACGCCTGCGGCCAGATGCCCTGGTGCTGTTTTCCCACCAGCCGCCCACGGCAGAACTCACCCGGCGCCTGGCGCGTCTGGTGGCAGGGCTGGAGTGCCCGTTGTTATTGGCCGGTGAAGCGGCGGAGTTGGTACAGGACAGCCTGGCTGGCAGCCCGATCGCCTGCCTGGGCGCGCAGGGCAGCGTGATGCGCCAGCGTTTGCGGCAGTTTCTGGCCGGTCAGCTCGATACCTGA